One part of the Macaca mulatta isolate MMU2019108-1 chromosome 6, T2T-MMU8v2.0, whole genome shotgun sequence genome encodes these proteins:
- the CCDC112 gene encoding coiled-coil domain-containing protein 112 isoform X1 — MAALTTVVVAAAATAVAGAVAGAGAATGTGVGATPAPQQSDGCFSTSGGIRPFHLQNWKQKVNQTKKAEFVRTAEKFKNQVINMEKDKHSHFYNQKSDFRIEHSMLEELENKLINSRKTERAKIQQQLAKIHNNVKKLQHQLKDVKPTPDFVEKLREMMEEIENAINTFKEEQRLIYEELIKEEKTTNNELSAISRKIDTWALGNSETEKAFRAISSKVPVDKVTPSTLPEEVLDFEKFLQQTGGRQGGWDDYDHQNFVKVRNKHKGKPTFMEEVLEHLPGKTQDEVQQHEKWYQKFLALEERKKESIQSWKTKKQQKREEIFKLNEKANNTPMLFHNKQEDNQKQKEEQRKKQKLAVEAWKKQKSIEMSMKYASHLKEEEEKEKKRQKERQRQFKLKLLLESYTQQKKEQEEFLRLEKEIREKAEKAEKRKTAADEISRFQERDLHKLELKILDRQAKEDEKAQKQRRLAKLKEKVENNVSRDPSRLYKPTKGWEERTKKIGPTGSGPLLHIPHRAIPTWRQGIQRRV, encoded by the exons ATGGCCGCACTGACGACGGTTGTGGTAGCGGCTGCGGCCACCGCGGTAGCCGGGGCTGTGGCAGGGGCGGGCGCGGCCACCGGGACCGGCGTGGGAGCAACGCCAGCGCCTCAACAG AGTGATGGCTGTTTTAGTACTTCAGGTGGAATTCGTCCTTTTCATCTTCAAAACTGGAAGCAGAAAGTTAATCAGACTAAGAAAGCAGAATTCGTACGCACAGCAGAAAAATTTAAGAATCA AGTAATTAACATGGAAAAAGATAAACACAGTCATTTCTACAACCAAAAAAGTGACTTCAGAATTGAGCATAGTATGCTAGAAgaattggaaaataaattaattaacagCAGGAAAACAGAAA GAGCAAAAATCCAGCAACAATTGGCCAAAATACATAACAATGTAAAGAAACTGCAGCATCAGTTAAAAGATGTGAAGCCTACACCTGATT TTGTTGAGAAGCTCAGAGAAATGATGGAAGAAATTGAAAATGCAATTAACACTTTTAAAGAAGAGCAGAGGTTGAT atatgAAGAGCTAATTAAAGAAGAGAAGACAACTAATAATGAGTTGAGTGCCATATCAAGAAAAATTGACACATGGGCTTTGGGTAATTCAGAAACAGAGAAAGCTTTCAGAGCAATCTCAAGCAAAGTTCCTGTAGACAAAGTAACACCAAGTACTCTTCCAGAAGAGGTACTAGATTTTGAAAAATTCCTTCAGCAAACAGGAGGGCGACAAGGTGGCTGGGATGATTATGATCACCAGAACTTTGTAAAGGTGAGAAACAAACATAAAGGGAAGCCAACATTTATGGAAGAAGTTCTAGAACACCTTCCTGGAAAAACACAAGATGAAGTTCAACAGCATGAGAAATGGTATCAAAAGTTTCTGGctctagaagaaagaaaaaaagag tcGATTCAGAGTTGGAAAACTAAAAAGCAGCaaaaaagggaggaaattttCAAGTTAAACGAAAAGGCAAACAACACACCTATGCTTTTTCATAATAAACAAGAAGAtaatcaaaagcaaaaagaagaacaaagaaagaaacagaaattggcAGTTGAAGcttggaagaaacagaaaagtatagAAATGTCAATGAAATATGCTTCCCacttaaaagaagaggaagagaaagagaaaaaacgtCAGAAAGAACGCCAGCGCCAGTTTAAGTTAAAATTACTACTAGAAAGTTatacccagcagaagaaagaacaggaagaaTTTTTGAGGCTTGAAAAGGAGATAAGGGAAAAggcagaaaaggcagaaaaaaggaaaactgctGCTGATGAAATTTCCAGATTTCAAGAAAGA gatttacATAAACTTGAATTGAAAATTCTAGATAGACAGGCAAAGGAAGATGAAAAGgcacaaaaacaaagaagactggcaaaattaaaagaaaag GTTGAAAACAATGTTAGTAGAGATCCCTCTAGGCTTTACAAACCCACGAAAGGTTGGGAAGAACGAACCAAAAAGATAGGACCAACAGGCTCTGGGCCACTTCTACATATCCCACATAG
- the CCDC112 gene encoding coiled-coil domain-containing protein 112 isoform X2, translated as MAALTTVVVAAAATAVAGAVAGAGAATGTGVGATPAPQQSDGCFSTSGGIRPFHLQNWKQKVNQTKKAEFVRTAEKFKNQVINMEKDKHSHFYNQKSDFRIEHSMLEELENKLINSRKTERAKIQQQLAKIHNNVKKLQHQLKDVKPTPDFVEKLREMMEEIENAINTFKEEQRLIYEELIKEEKTTNNELSAISRKIDTWALGNSETEKAFRAISSKVPVDKVTPSTLPEEVLDFEKFLQQTGGRQGGWDDYDHQNFVKVRNKHKGKPTFMEEVLEHLPGKTQDEVQQHEKWYQKFLALEERKKESIQSWKTKKQQKREEIFKLNEKANNTPMLFHNKQEDNQKQKEEQRKKQKLAVEAWKKQKSIEMSMKYASHLKEEEEKEKKRQKERQRQFKLKLLLESYTQQKKEQEEFLRLEKEIREKAEKAEKRKTAADEISRFQERVENNVSRDPSRLYKPTKGWEERTKKIGPTGSGPLLHIPHRAIPTWRQGIQRRV; from the exons ATGGCCGCACTGACGACGGTTGTGGTAGCGGCTGCGGCCACCGCGGTAGCCGGGGCTGTGGCAGGGGCGGGCGCGGCCACCGGGACCGGCGTGGGAGCAACGCCAGCGCCTCAACAG AGTGATGGCTGTTTTAGTACTTCAGGTGGAATTCGTCCTTTTCATCTTCAAAACTGGAAGCAGAAAGTTAATCAGACTAAGAAAGCAGAATTCGTACGCACAGCAGAAAAATTTAAGAATCA AGTAATTAACATGGAAAAAGATAAACACAGTCATTTCTACAACCAAAAAAGTGACTTCAGAATTGAGCATAGTATGCTAGAAgaattggaaaataaattaattaacagCAGGAAAACAGAAA GAGCAAAAATCCAGCAACAATTGGCCAAAATACATAACAATGTAAAGAAACTGCAGCATCAGTTAAAAGATGTGAAGCCTACACCTGATT TTGTTGAGAAGCTCAGAGAAATGATGGAAGAAATTGAAAATGCAATTAACACTTTTAAAGAAGAGCAGAGGTTGAT atatgAAGAGCTAATTAAAGAAGAGAAGACAACTAATAATGAGTTGAGTGCCATATCAAGAAAAATTGACACATGGGCTTTGGGTAATTCAGAAACAGAGAAAGCTTTCAGAGCAATCTCAAGCAAAGTTCCTGTAGACAAAGTAACACCAAGTACTCTTCCAGAAGAGGTACTAGATTTTGAAAAATTCCTTCAGCAAACAGGAGGGCGACAAGGTGGCTGGGATGATTATGATCACCAGAACTTTGTAAAGGTGAGAAACAAACATAAAGGGAAGCCAACATTTATGGAAGAAGTTCTAGAACACCTTCCTGGAAAAACACAAGATGAAGTTCAACAGCATGAGAAATGGTATCAAAAGTTTCTGGctctagaagaaagaaaaaaagag tcGATTCAGAGTTGGAAAACTAAAAAGCAGCaaaaaagggaggaaattttCAAGTTAAACGAAAAGGCAAACAACACACCTATGCTTTTTCATAATAAACAAGAAGAtaatcaaaagcaaaaagaagaacaaagaaagaaacagaaattggcAGTTGAAGcttggaagaaacagaaaagtatagAAATGTCAATGAAATATGCTTCCCacttaaaagaagaggaagagaaagagaaaaaacgtCAGAAAGAACGCCAGCGCCAGTTTAAGTTAAAATTACTACTAGAAAGTTatacccagcagaagaaagaacaggaagaaTTTTTGAGGCTTGAAAAGGAGATAAGGGAAAAggcagaaaaggcagaaaaaaggaaaactgctGCTGATGAAATTTCCAGATTTCAAGAAAGA GTTGAAAACAATGTTAGTAGAGATCCCTCTAGGCTTTACAAACCCACGAAAGGTTGGGAAGAACGAACCAAAAAGATAGGACCAACAGGCTCTGGGCCACTTCTACATATCCCACATAG